The following are from one region of the Methanobrevibacter sp. genome:
- a CDS encoding DUF367 family protein translates to MNITVFHANECDRKKCTTVKMEKLGKCRIVNNINKIPSGAIVLNPFAEKAVSYEDYRFVSRRGIVGLDCSWNEVTKSKKFFALSKYHRSLPFLIATNPVNYGKPCILSTVEAIAATLYITRFKEEAEDMLQGFKWGHTFLELNHELLEAYSEADTSKEVVEIQNNFLESKK, encoded by the coding sequence ATGAACATAACAGTTTTTCATGCAAATGAATGCGACAGAAAGAAATGTACAACAGTAAAAATGGAAAAACTAGGCAAATGTAGGATTGTCAACAACATTAACAAAATTCCTTCAGGAGCCATTGTCCTGAATCCTTTTGCAGAGAAAGCTGTTTCCTATGAAGATTATCGATTCGTATCAAGAAGGGGAATTGTGGGTCTTGACTGCTCTTGGAATGAAGTTACAAAATCCAAAAAGTTTTTTGCTCTTTCCAAGTATCACAGATCCCTTCCATTCTTAATAGCTACCAATCCTGTAAACTATGGCAAGCCATGTATTCTGTCAACAGTTGAAGCAATCGCTGCAACTCTTTATATTACTCGATTTAAAGAAGAGGCTGAAGATATGCTTCAGGGATTCAAATGGGGTCATACTTTTTTAGAGTTAAATCATGAACTCTTAGAAGCATATAGTGAAGCCGATACAAGTAAAGAAGTTGTAGAAATTCAAAATAATTTCTTAGAATCTAAGAAATAA
- a CDS encoding nicotinamide-nucleotide adenylyltransferase: protein MNTKIRGILIGRMQPVHNGHIQVIKKTLEEVDEIIIGIGSAQLSHELKNPFTAGERVMMVTQALAENNIAPNRFYVIPMEDINFNAIWTAHVKMMTPPFSKVYSGNPLVKQLFSEDGYEIRTPHLYDRLHLSGTEIRKRMLNDEDWEELVPKSTVRIIEEINGVERLKNLCKKEISDL from the coding sequence ATGAATACCAAAATCAGAGGAATATTGATTGGCAGAATGCAGCCCGTCCATAATGGACACATCCAAGTCATTAAAAAAACCTTGGAAGAGGTTGATGAAATTATTATTGGAATTGGAAGTGCACAATTAAGCCATGAACTAAAAAATCCGTTTACTGCAGGAGAACGTGTTATGATGGTGACACAGGCATTGGCCGAAAATAATATTGCCCCAAATAGATTCTATGTCATCCCAATGGAAGACATTAATTTCAATGCTATTTGGACAGCGCATGTTAAAATGATGACACCACCATTTTCCAAGGTTTATTCTGGAAATCCTTTAGTGAAACAGCTGTTTTCAGAAGATGGTTATGAAATAAGAACTCCCCATTTATATGACAGACTTCATCTTTCAGGAACTGAAATTAGAAAAAGAATGTTGAATGATGAAGATTGGGAAGAGCTAGTTCCAAAATCAACTGTAAGAATCATAGAAGAAATAAATGGTGTTGAAAGACTTAAAAACTTATGTAAAAAAGAAATTAGTGATTTGTGA
- a CDS encoding 50S ribosomal protein L40e has protein sequence MARFEEAENRMFNVKICLKCNARNPASATTCRKCGYKGLRYKAKEPRG, from the coding sequence ATGGCAAGATTCGAAGAAGCGGAAAACAGAATGTTTAATGTTAAAATTTGCTTAAAATGTAATGCTCGTAACCCTGCTAGTGCAACCACTTGCAGAAAATGTGGTTACAAAGGTTTAAGGTACAAAGCAAAAGAACCAAGAGGATAG
- a CDS encoding thioesterase family protein, protein MFKISMTPRFGDIDGLRHVNNNVLGVWFETGRNDIFRFFTPNLSLDYEDWKLILVRTEYDYLGQMFFDGDVEIRTYITKIGNSSFTIGHEAWQDNELKAKGLAVLVHFDFIEQKSVPIPDDIRTKLEEHLIDEADIGKL, encoded by the coding sequence ATGTTTAAAATAAGTATGACTCCTAGGTTTGGAGATATTGACGGATTAAGACATGTAAACAATAATGTTTTAGGGGTTTGGTTTGAAACAGGAAGAAATGACATTTTCAGATTCTTCACTCCAAATTTAAGCTTGGATTATGAAGACTGGAAATTGATTCTTGTTCGTACAGAGTATGATTATCTGGGCCAAATGTTCTTTGACGGTGATGTTGAAATAAGAACTTACATTACAAAGATAGGCAACAGTTCATTTACAATAGGTCATGAAGCATGGCAGGATAATGAGCTTAAGGCAAAAGGTTTGGCGGTTCTGGTCCATTTTGACTTTATAGAGCAAAAATCAGTACCGATTCCAGATGATATTAGAACAAAGCTGGAAGAACATTTGATAGATGAGGCCGACATTGGCAAATTATAA
- a CDS encoding DNA double-strand break repair nuclease NurA, with protein MYLEAAKKRGSIKEILPEINDNGSISEMWENIPISPSSNKISIGAGDGSFNKKKFLAFTFYAVGCESLVFDDEFVKIDDSILDTIEHHHNIDDLLRLYMGVLETKNAIKTIEGFNIDYYLFDGSLLGDLIRPFPSGINISKSMRNEILDMALEELKENIRFFNFKLQAPRIIEKYYNIHRDKTNYIMFLTSIEQLLLLKQLLKYKKKIIAVSKTSTNRDLFRSNIPDISIFDKYTNGKSGISKIIYKKVANEVKYNFLVENEFFKDLIFTIFYLRLDDNKNVLKVELPYRASRDEVLEIVKNIKKYSTDGYPYLLKKAHNDVVITNRDMDSLAAMVNLREKIGREMLR; from the coding sequence TTGTATTTAGAAGCAGCTAAAAAAAGAGGCTCTATTAAAGAAATTCTTCCAGAAATCAATGATAATGGAAGCATTTCCGAAATGTGGGAAAATATTCCAATTTCACCTAGTTCTAATAAAATCTCTATCGGAGCCGGAGATGGCAGTTTTAATAAAAAAAAGTTTTTGGCATTTACATTTTACGCAGTAGGATGTGAATCCCTGGTTTTTGACGATGAATTTGTAAAAATTGACGATTCAATCCTGGATACAATAGAACATCACCATAATATTGACGATTTATTAAGATTGTATATGGGTGTTTTAGAAACCAAAAATGCCATAAAAACAATTGAAGGTTTTAATATAGATTATTATCTTTTTGATGGATCATTGTTAGGGGATTTAATAAGGCCCTTCCCATCTGGAATTAACATATCTAAATCAATGAGGAATGAAATATTGGATATGGCCTTGGAGGAACTTAAAGAGAATATTAGATTTTTCAATTTTAAATTACAGGCTCCTAGAATTATTGAAAAATATTACAATATTCACAGGGATAAAACTAATTATATAATGTTTTTAACTTCAATAGAGCAGTTGCTTCTTTTAAAACAACTGCTAAAGTATAAAAAAAAGATAATTGCAGTATCAAAAACTTCAACTAACAGGGATCTATTCAGAAGCAACATTCCAGACATATCCATTTTTGACAAGTATACTAATGGAAAATCAGGAATATCCAAGATAATTTATAAAAAGGTTGCTAATGAGGTTAAATACAACTTTTTAGTTGAAAATGAATTTTTTAAGGATTTGATTTTCACAATTTTTTATTTAAGGCTAGATGATAATAAAAACGTGCTGAAGGTTGAATTGCCTTACAGGGCTTCCAGAGATGAAGTTTTGGAGATTGTAAAAAATATAAAGAAATATTCTACTGACGGTTATCCATATTTGCTTAAAAAAGCACATAATGATGTCGTCATTACTAACCGGGATATGGATTCGTTAGCGGCAATGGTTAATTTAAGGGAAAAAATCGGTAGGGAAATGTTAAGATAG
- a CDS encoding molybdenum cofactor biosynthesis protein MoaE — protein sequence MVVKIIENKEEKIEMADLIADLKKSQKVDYSGAIFTFEGIVRGKEDEMTLDKLILTTPDVEKTTEEIEKIVESAKIKYNVFEISVIHHIGEFYTGDPLFLVAVLGNHRGETLDALKDVIERVKFEVEFKKEEISNEGVKTIMAGG from the coding sequence ATGGTCGTGAAAATTATTGAAAACAAGGAAGAAAAAATTGAAATGGCAGACTTGATAGCTGATCTTAAAAAAAGTCAGAAAGTTGACTATTCAGGAGCCATCTTTACATTTGAAGGAATTGTACGTGGAAAAGAAGACGAAATGACTCTGGACAAGTTAATTTTAACTACACCTGACGTTGAAAAAACTACTGAAGAGATTGAAAAGATTGTGGAATCAGCTAAAATAAAATATAACGTATTTGAAATTTCCGTAATACACCACATAGGTGAATTCTATACTGGCGACCCATTGTTTTTAGTAGCCGTTCTCGGAAACCATAGAGGAGAAACTTTAGATGCCTTGAAAGATGTTATTGAAAGGGTTAAATTCGAAGTTGAATTTAAAAAAGAAGAAATTTCAAATGAAGGCGTGAAAACCATTATGGCAGGAGGATAA
- a CDS encoding molybdopterin-binding protein: MELSARNQLKGKVSEVNLGMITASIKIEVEDPTTITAVITKESAEKLGLKEGDDVKAIIKSTEIIVGK, translated from the coding sequence ATGGAATTAAGTGCAAGAAATCAATTAAAAGGTAAAGTAAGCGAAGTAAATCTTGGTATGATAACTGCAAGTATTAAAATCGAAGTGGAAGATCCTACCACTATCACTGCTGTAATTACCAAAGAGTCTGCTGAAAAATTAGGTCTTAAAGAAGGGGATGATGTTAAAGCTATCATCAAATCCACAGAAATTATTGTTGGAAAATAA
- a CDS encoding M42 family metallopeptidase translates to MDLMKELSLTPGISGFEEKIADIIERELKDNVDSIEKDSMGNIIATKKGENKKAPTIMLASHMDEIGLMVRYIDDKGYIKFSKIGGINDQMLMNQTVTIHSATGDHVGVIGSKPPHVTKPEERNKVVPAEDMFIDIGAKDKEDAESMVCVGDPITFKSWYEEFPNDLIMGKALDNRVGCYVMMEVLKRVDTRATVYGVGTVQEEVGLKGAKTSSYRLNPDMAIALDVTLSGDHPGIKPDEAPAVIGKGPAIILIDASGRGIITQKSIKDMLIKAGDENDIDYQLEVSDGGTTDGTAIHLTREGIPTGVLSVPTRYIHTTVSVCSKKDIESTIELIVEAINNL, encoded by the coding sequence ATGGATTTAATGAAAGAGCTTTCTTTAACCCCAGGTATTTCTGGTTTTGAAGAAAAAATTGCTGATATTATTGAAAGAGAATTAAAAGATAATGTCGACTCCATTGAAAAGGACAGTATGGGAAATATTATAGCTACCAAAAAAGGTGAAAATAAGAAGGCACCTACAATAATGCTTGCATCTCATATGGACGAAATAGGATTGATGGTCAGATACATTGATGATAAAGGATATATTAAATTCTCCAAAATCGGCGGAATCAACGATCAGATGTTGATGAATCAAACCGTAACCATTCATTCCGCCACTGGTGATCATGTTGGAGTCATCGGTTCAAAGCCACCTCACGTTACAAAACCTGAAGAAAGGAACAAGGTTGTCCCGGCTGAGGATATGTTTATTGATATTGGAGCAAAGGATAAGGAAGACGCCGAATCAATGGTCTGTGTAGGAGACCCAATCACATTCAAGTCATGGTATGAAGAATTCCCAAACGACTTGATTATGGGTAAGGCTTTGGATAACCGTGTTGGATGCTATGTGATGATGGAAGTTTTAAAAAGAGTGGACACTAGAGCTACCGTATATGGTGTAGGTACTGTACAGGAGGAAGTTGGTCTTAAAGGAGCTAAAACTTCATCATATAGATTAAATCCTGACATGGCTATTGCTTTAGATGTAACTTTATCTGGTGACCATCCTGGAATCAAGCCAGATGAGGCACCTGCAGTAATCGGCAAAGGACCTGCAATCATTTTGATTGACGCAAGCGGACGTGGAATCATCACTCAAAAGTCAATCAAGGACATGTTAATAAAAGCAGGTGACGAAAATGATATTGATTATCAATTGGAAGTAAGTGACGGCGGAACCACTGATGGTACTGCAATTCACTTGACAAGGGAAGGAATTCCAACAGGGGTTCTTTCAGTTCCAACAAGATATATCCACACTACAGTTAGCGTATGCAGTAAGAAGGATATTGAATCAACTATCGAATTAATCGTAGAAGCTATTAACAATCTCTAG
- a CDS encoding DNA repair exonuclease, producing the protein MKFAHLADSHLGYRQYGLEAREKDLIEEFDKIIEKIIDEDVDFVIHSGDLFQTAKPSPNALLPFQKGLLRLKGAGIPMYAIAGNHDSLLSSGAIPPQVLFKKFGLKLISTINTNYVHNGVFIGGIPFMPSSHKKSLKNSLANLSSKAEDYDKAILVLHQGIDKYLPFAHELEIGDLPDNFDYYALGHIHKFIEDDFGKGKLVYPGSMDILSKSEYDDYVKNGKGFVVVDLDGPKPTVKRVPVNPSREFIRRNIDFNNLENDLKSIKLSVEGLDKKPMIFLNVYNVDRSIKDIHELISAELGPVSLNVRTVFKFIDEEDVVDFTSSGKIGPKELLEDKLKEFGNESIVKLGVDLYNKLSINHNEEAVNIARSYFENNFDSMVIDNDTDEKKSIEADDKNQDDDFKITFKEAI; encoded by the coding sequence ATGAAATTTGCACATTTAGCAGATTCTCATTTGGGTTATAGACAATACGGGCTTGAGGCACGTGAAAAAGACCTAATTGAAGAATTTGATAAAATTATAGAAAAGATAATTGATGAAGATGTTGATTTTGTGATTCATTCTGGTGATTTGTTTCAAACTGCAAAACCATCACCAAATGCACTTTTGCCTTTTCAGAAAGGTTTGTTAAGGTTAAAAGGTGCAGGAATTCCAATGTATGCCATTGCTGGAAACCATGACTCTCTTTTATCTAGTGGAGCTATTCCGCCACAAGTTTTATTTAAGAAATTCGGCCTTAAACTCATAAGTACCATCAATACCAATTATGTCCATAATGGGGTATTTATTGGTGGAATACCGTTTATGCCAAGCTCTCATAAAAAAAGCTTGAAAAATTCCTTAGCTAACTTGTCTTCCAAAGCTGAGGATTATGATAAAGCGATTTTAGTTCTTCATCAAGGAATTGATAAGTATCTTCCATTTGCACATGAATTGGAAATCGGAGATTTGCCGGATAACTTTGATTATTATGCATTAGGCCATATTCATAAATTCATTGAAGATGATTTTGGAAAAGGAAAATTGGTATATCCTGGTTCCATGGACATTTTAAGTAAAAGCGAATATGACGATTATGTTAAAAATGGTAAGGGATTCGTTGTTGTTGATTTGGACGGTCCTAAACCAACAGTTAAAAGAGTTCCTGTCAACCCATCAAGAGAATTCATTAGGCGCAATATCGATTTTAACAATTTGGAAAATGATTTGAAATCCATAAAACTTAGTGTTGAGGGTCTTGATAAAAAACCAATGATCTTTTTAAATGTTTACAATGTTGATAGAAGCATTAAAGATATTCATGAACTAATCTCAGCAGAGCTTGGTCCTGTCTCATTAAATGTTAGAACAGTTTTCAAGTTTATTGACGAAGAAGATGTTGTAGATTTCACTTCTTCAGGTAAAATAGGTCCTAAGGAACTTTTAGAAGATAAGCTAAAAGAATTCGGCAACGAAAGCATTGTTAAATTAGGTGTTGATTTGTACAATAAACTTTCAATAAATCATAATGAAGAGGCAGTTAATATAGCTAGAAGCTATTTTGAAAACAACTTTGATTCCATGGTTATTGATAATGACACTGATGAAAAGAAATCTATTGAAGCAGACGATAAAAATCAGGACGATGATTTTAAAATAACTTTTAAAGAGGCTATCTGA
- a CDS encoding geranylgeranylglyceryl/heptaprenylglyceryl phosphate synthase, with the protein MAIVEEQIKEILKTRKIHFTLIDPDEQTPEEALNIAKLAIEAGTDGIMIGGSTVNNEDVDNTCKILSENVDVPIIIFPGNTSSVSKYADAIFYMSYLNSNNPYWIIGAQALGSMAVKKSGIERLPMGYVVAEPGGTVGWVGDAKLIPRDKPKLAAAYALASESLGQRFFYIEAGSGADKPIPPEMVAYIKMATDDMVLVVGGGIRDAESAYTAAKAGGDIIVTGTIVEETDDIKAKIFEITSAIRKASE; encoded by the coding sequence ATGGCAATTGTAGAAGAACAAATTAAAGAAATCTTAAAAACTAGGAAGATTCATTTCACACTTATTGATCCTGATGAACAAACTCCTGAAGAAGCTTTAAATATTGCAAAATTAGCTATTGAGGCCGGAACCGATGGAATTATGATTGGTGGATCAACTGTTAATAATGAAGATGTTGATAATACTTGTAAAATTTTATCAGAAAATGTTGATGTGCCTATTATTATTTTCCCAGGAAATACTAGTAGTGTAAGCAAATATGCTGATGCAATATTTTATATGAGCTATTTAAACTCAAACAATCCGTACTGGATTATTGGTGCACAAGCTTTGGGTTCAATGGCTGTTAAAAAATCAGGTATTGAAAGATTACCTATGGGATATGTCGTAGCTGAACCTGGCGGAACAGTTGGTTGGGTTGGAGATGCAAAATTGATTCCAAGGGACAAACCAAAACTTGCAGCAGCTTATGCATTAGCTTCTGAATCTTTAGGTCAAAGATTCTTCTACATTGAAGCAGGTTCTGGTGCTGATAAACCAATACCTCCAGAAATGGTGGCTTACATTAAAATGGCTACCGATGACATGGTTTTAGTCGTTGGTGGTGGTATTAGGGATGCAGAATCAGCATACACTGCAGCTAAGGCTGGTGGAGATATCATTGTAACTGGTACTATTGTTGAAGAAACCGATGATATCAAAGCAAAAATATTTGAAATTACATCAGCTATTAGAAAAGCATCAGAGTGA
- a CDS encoding ATP-binding protein, whose translation MIIGRCIGETSPTEVNFISDEMPQVGEYVCLNYDDKQVLGMIETMVRGNVSLNEDIYNPATVKMITEIEGTESYIKGKVRILGDVNDHLKLPRTPAPPGTPVELANKEILKDVFKVKNPLKLGSLINQKDIDVEVNANSILTRHLAILAMTGAGKSNTVSVLIDGMLDYDVPVFVFDMHGEYKDAEFKNGEVNVIKPSINPRYMSFNEIKKLANISKNAFKQERYFRRAFKKANKLVEEGAASTNNFLMIIKGVLIEMGNDEELSAGEKNDILGVLNKVDDLIEKYANLFDTNRGNILGNIQIGKANVLDLSQTDEYAAEVLVSHILRNSLQRRKNYFNKSSNETLEFPVFFILEEAHILAPKRRESDSKFWIQRVAREGRKFGLGLCLVSQSPKTVDQDALSQMNNMIILRLVEPDDQRHVQSASESLSEDLVKQLPSLNVGEAVLLGLMTKVPTLVKIDEFKGRMYGGDIDVIGEIAKYKKDSKEELKQQEEDLMNLGYDY comes from the coding sequence ATGATAATCGGAAGATGTATTGGAGAAACCTCTCCAACTGAAGTTAATTTTATATCTGATGAAATGCCTCAGGTTGGAGAGTATGTATGTTTAAATTATGATGATAAACAGGTTTTGGGAATGATAGAAACAATGGTTCGTGGAAATGTCTCTTTAAATGAAGATATATACAATCCCGCGACCGTTAAAATGATTACTGAAATTGAAGGAACAGAATCTTACATTAAGGGAAAAGTAAGAATCCTTGGTGATGTTAACGATCATTTAAAGCTTCCAAGAACTCCCGCACCTCCAGGAACTCCTGTAGAGCTTGCCAATAAAGAAATATTGAAGGACGTATTTAAGGTCAAAAATCCTTTAAAACTGGGTTCTTTAATAAATCAAAAGGACATTGATGTTGAAGTAAATGCAAATTCTATTCTAACACGACATTTGGCCATTCTGGCAATGACTGGTGCTGGAAAATCCAATACCGTCTCTGTCCTCATCGATGGGATGCTTGATTATGATGTTCCTGTTTTTGTTTTTGACATGCATGGGGAATACAAGGATGCTGAATTTAAGAATGGGGAAGTAAACGTAATCAAACCTTCTATCAATCCAAGATACATGTCATTTAATGAGATAAAAAAACTAGCCAATATTTCCAAAAATGCATTTAAACAAGAAAGATACTTCAGACGCGCATTTAAAAAGGCAAATAAGCTGGTAGAAGAGGGAGCAGCAAGCACCAATAATTTTTTAATGATAATAAAGGGTGTTTTAATAGAAATGGGCAATGACGAAGAGTTAAGCGCTGGTGAAAAAAATGATATATTGGGCGTGTTGAATAAGGTTGATGACTTAATAGAAAAATATGCTAATTTATTTGATACAAACAGGGGAAACATTCTTGGAAATATTCAAATAGGTAAAGCCAATGTATTGGATTTAAGTCAAACGGATGAATATGCCGCTGAAGTTCTTGTAAGTCATATTTTAAGAAACTCATTGCAAAGACGTAAAAATTACTTTAACAAGAGTTCAAACGAAACTCTGGAATTCCCAGTATTCTTTATTCTTGAAGAGGCTCATATTTTAGCACCTAAAAGAAGAGAATCCGATTCTAAATTCTGGATTCAAAGGGTTGCACGTGAAGGACGTAAGTTTGGTCTTGGTTTGTGTTTGGTAAGCCAATCCCCAAAAACAGTGGATCAGGATGCATTGTCTCAGATGAACAACATGATTATTCTGAGATTGGTTGAGCCTGATGATCAAAGGCATGTTCAATCAGCCAGTGAAAGTCTGTCTGAAGATTTGGTCAAGCAATTGCCTTCTTTAAATGTAGGGGAGGCTGTTTTGTTAGGTTTGATGACAAAAGTTCCTACTTTAGTTAAAATTGATGAATTTAAAGGAAGGATGTATGGAGGGGACATTGACGTTATTGGGGAGATAGCAAAATATAAAAAAGACAGTAAAGAGGAATTAAAACAGCAAGAAGAGGATTTGATGAATTTGGGCTATGATTATTAG
- the tsaA gene encoding tRNA (N6-threonylcarbamoyladenosine(37)-N6)-methyltransferase TrmO has product MIIEMEQLGTIKTPFNEIEGMPIQPTGAVGVEGQIIVDEKFQEGLKDLEGFSHINILYLLHKVDGYKLEVKPFLDDNTHGIFATRSPKRPNRIGSSVVKVEKVEGNVVHISNVDVLNGTPLLDIKPYVPHLYEDTIDELKIGWFEKKHQNAKTKKSDDRFK; this is encoded by the coding sequence ATGATTATTGAAATGGAACAATTAGGAACAATAAAAACTCCTTTTAATGAAATTGAAGGAATGCCTATCCAACCAACTGGAGCAGTTGGAGTTGAAGGACAAATCATAGTTGATGAAAAGTTTCAAGAAGGCTTAAAAGACCTTGAAGGCTTCTCACATATCAACATACTTTATTTGTTGCACAAAGTTGACGGGTATAAACTTGAAGTAAAACCCTTTTTAGACGACAATACTCATGGAATATTTGCTACAAGATCACCAAAAAGACCAAATCGCATTGGATCTTCTGTTGTAAAAGTAGAAAAAGTCGAAGGAAATGTTGTGCACATCAGTAATGTGGATGTTTTGAATGGAACACCATTGCTTGACATCAAACCTTATGTTCCTCATTTATATGAAGATACAATAGATGAATTAAAAATAGGATGGTTTGAGAAAAAGCATCAAAATGCAAAAACTAAAAAATCAGATGATAGATTTAAATAA